A genomic stretch from Colwellia sp. Arc7-635 includes:
- the fusA gene encoding elongation factor G: MADLSKYRNIGIFAHVDAGKTTTTERILKLTGQIHKTGEVHDGESTTDFMEQEAERGITIQSAAVSCFWKDHRFNVIDTPGHVDFTVEVYRSLKVLDGGVGVFCGSGGVEPQSETNWRYANDSKVSRLIFVNKLDRLGANFYRVTDQVKKVLGAHPLIMTLPIGEEDDFVGVVDVLTQKAYIWDETGLPENYTIEDIPADMVDDAAMYREQMIETALEADEDLLMEYLEGELTPTEEQIKACIRKGTREIMFFPTYCGSAFKNKGMQLLLDAVVDYLPSPTDVDPQPLTDEEGNANGEYAIVSADETFKALAFKITDDRFGTLTFVRIYSGTLKKGDTILNAATGKTERVGRMCEMQADDRNELTSAQAGDIIAIVGMKSNVQTGHTLCDPKHPIILEAMVFPKPVISISVTPKDKGSTEKMGLAIGKMVAEDPTFQVETDIDSGETILSGMGELHLDIKVDILKRTYGVELAVGKPQVAYRETITQEIDDSYTHKKQSGGSGQFGKIDYIIRPGEPNSGFTFSSKVVGGNVPKEFFPAIEKGFKGMMATGTLAGFPVLDVEVELYDGGFHAVDSSAVAFELAARGAFRQSIPKAGAQLIEPIMKVDVFTPDDHVGDVIGDLNRRRGMIAGQEAGVSGVRIKADVPLSEMFGYIGTLRTMTSGRGQFSMEFSHYSPCPNNVAEAVIAEVKEMQAAKAKK, from the coding sequence ATGGCAGATTTATCTAAATACAGAAACATTGGTATCTTCGCTCACGTTGATGCGGGTAAAACCACAACAACTGAACGTATCCTTAAATTAACCGGTCAGATCCATAAAACAGGTGAAGTTCATGACGGTGAGTCAACAACTGACTTCATGGAACAAGAAGCTGAGCGCGGTATTACCATACAGTCTGCTGCGGTAAGCTGTTTTTGGAAAGATCACCGTTTCAACGTCATCGATACTCCTGGTCACGTTGATTTCACAGTTGAAGTTTACCGTTCACTTAAAGTACTTGATGGTGGTGTTGGTGTCTTCTGTGGATCTGGTGGTGTTGAGCCACAATCAGAAACTAACTGGCGTTATGCGAACGACTCTAAAGTATCTCGTTTAATCTTCGTTAACAAATTAGACCGTTTAGGTGCTAACTTTTACCGTGTAACAGATCAAGTTAAAAAAGTACTAGGTGCTCACCCACTTATTATGACTTTACCAATTGGTGAAGAAGATGACTTCGTTGGTGTTGTAGACGTTTTAACTCAAAAAGCTTACATCTGGGACGAAACAGGTCTTCCAGAAAACTACACAATTGAAGATATTCCAGCTGATATGGTTGATGATGCAGCAATGTATCGTGAGCAAATGATCGAAACTGCATTAGAAGCAGATGAAGATTTATTAATGGAATACTTGGAAGGTGAATTAACACCGACTGAAGAACAAATTAAAGCGTGTATTCGTAAAGGTACTCGTGAAATCATGTTCTTCCCAACATATTGTGGTTCTGCATTCAAAAACAAAGGTATGCAATTATTACTTGATGCCGTTGTTGATTACTTACCTTCTCCTACAGATGTTGACCCACAACCTCTTACTGATGAAGAAGGTAATGCAAATGGTGAATACGCTATCGTTTCTGCAGATGAAACATTCAAAGCGTTAGCATTCAAAATTACTGATGACCGTTTTGGTACCTTAACTTTCGTACGTATCTACTCAGGTACATTGAAGAAAGGCGATACCATTCTTAATGCTGCTACAGGAAAAACTGAGCGTGTTGGTCGTATGTGTGAAATGCAAGCTGATGACCGTAACGAATTAACGTCAGCACAAGCTGGTGATATCATTGCAATTGTTGGCATGAAAAGTAACGTTCAAACAGGTCACACATTATGTGATCCTAAACACCCAATCATCCTAGAAGCGATGGTATTCCCTAAACCAGTAATCTCTATCTCTGTAACGCCAAAAGATAAAGGTTCAACTGAAAAAATGGGTCTTGCTATCGGTAAAATGGTTGCAGAAGATCCTACTTTCCAAGTTGAAACTGACATAGATTCAGGTGAAACAATCTTATCTGGTATGGGTGAGCTTCACTTAGATATCAAAGTAGATATTCTAAAACGTACCTACGGTGTTGAGTTAGCTGTTGGTAAACCACAAGTTGCTTACCGTGAAACTATTACTCAAGAAATTGATGATAGCTATACACATAAGAAACAATCTGGTGGTTCTGGTCAATTTGGTAAAATTGATTACATCATCCGCCCAGGTGAGCCAAACTCTGGTTTCACATTCTCATCAAAAGTTGTTGGTGGTAATGTACCAAAAGAATTCTTCCCTGCTATCGAGAAAGGCTTCAAAGGCATGATGGCTACCGGTACGCTTGCTGGTTTCCCAGTATTAGATGTTGAAGTTGAATTATACGATGGTGGTTTCCATGCGGTCGATTCATCTGCTGTTGCATTTGAACTTGCTGCTCGTGGTGCTTTCCGTCAATCAATTCCAAAAGCTGGTGCCCAGTTAATCGAACCTATCATGAAAGTTGATGTGTTTACGCCTGATGATCACGTTGGTGATGTAATTGGTGATTTAAACCGTCGTCGTGGCATGATCGCAGGTCAAGAAGCCGGTGTTTCAGGTGTTCGTATTAAAGCTGACGTACCATTGTCTGAAATGTTCGGTTACATCGGAACTTTACGTACAATGACATCAGGTCGTGGTCAATTCTCTATGGAATTCTCTCACTACTCACCATGTCCAAATAACGTAGCTGAAGCCGTTATTGCTGAAGTAAAAGAAATGCAAGCAGCTAAAGCTAAGAAGTAA
- the rpsJ gene encoding 30S ribosomal protein S10, translated as MSNQRIRIRLKAFDHRLIDQSTAEIVDTAKRTGAQVRGPIPLPTRKERFTILTSPHVNKDARDQYEIRTHKRMIDIVEPTEKTVDALMRLDLAAGVDVQISLG; from the coding sequence ATGTCAAATCAAAGAATTCGCATTCGTTTGAAAGCGTTCGATCATCGTTTGATTGATCAATCAACAGCTGAAATCGTTGATACTGCTAAACGTACTGGCGCACAGGTTCGTGGTCCAATTCCACTTCCTACTCGCAAGGAACGTTTCACTATCTTGACTTCACCACACGTTAACAAAGATGCACGTGATCAGTACGAAATTCGTACTCACAAACGCATGATTGATATCGTAGAACCAACTGAAAAGACTGTAGATGCATTAATGCGTTTAGATCTTGCAGCTGGTGTTGACGTTCAAATCAGCTTGGGTTAA
- the rplC gene encoding 50S ribosomal protein L3 — protein MTIGLVGRKVGMTRIFSEDGVSTPVTVLEVEANRVAQVKTVDNDGYSALQVTTGSKKANRVNKPTAGHFAKAGIEAGRGLWEFRLDANEGEGLVTGSEITVELFNDTKLVDVTGTSKGKGFQGGIKRWNFSMQDATHGNSLSHRSNGSIGMCQTPGRVFKGKKMSGHMGAAKVTTQNLELVRVDAERNLLLIKGAVPGAINGSVIIKPAVKA, from the coding sequence ATGACTATAGGTCTAGTTGGACGTAAAGTGGGTATGACTCGCATCTTCTCTGAAGATGGCGTATCTACTCCTGTAACCGTCCTAGAAGTTGAAGCGAACCGTGTTGCTCAGGTTAAAACTGTTGACAACGATGGTTATTCAGCGCTTCAAGTTACTACGGGAAGCAAAAAAGCTAACCGTGTTAACAAACCAACAGCTGGTCATTTTGCTAAAGCTGGTATCGAAGCAGGTCGTGGCCTGTGGGAATTCCGCTTAGATGCAAATGAAGGCGAAGGTCTTGTAACTGGCAGTGAAATCACTGTTGAGTTATTTAACGACACGAAATTAGTAGATGTAACTGGCACCTCAAAAGGTAAAGGTTTCCAAGGTGGCATTAAGCGTTGGAATTTCTCAATGCAAGATGCTACTCATGGTAACTCTCTATCTCACCGTTCAAACGGTTCGATAGGTATGTGTCAAACACCAGGTCGTGTTTTCAAAGGCAAAAAAATGTCTGGTCACATGGGTGCTGCGAAAGTAACTACGCAAAACCTTGAATTGGTTCGTGTTGATGCAGAACGTAACTTGCTCCTTATTAAAGGTGCGGTTCCGGGTGCAATCAACGGTAGCGTAATCATTAAACCAGCTGTTAAAGCCTAG
- the rplD gene encoding 50S ribosomal protein L4: protein MELALKDASGALEVSETTFGLEFNEALVHQVVVAYAAGARAGTRAQKTRSEVSGGGAKPWRQKGTGRARAGTSRGPIWRTGGVTFAAKPQDHSQKVNRKMYRGAIKSILSELVRQERLVVVENFAVETPKTKELVAKLNALELKDVLIVTPEIDENLFLSARNLYKVDVRDVDGIDPVSLVGFEKVLMTASAVKQLEEMLG, encoded by the coding sequence ATGGAATTAGCATTAAAAGACGCTTCAGGCGCTCTTGAAGTTTCTGAAACAACTTTTGGACTTGAGTTTAATGAAGCTCTTGTACATCAAGTAGTAGTTGCTTATGCAGCTGGTGCTCGTGCAGGTACTCGTGCTCAAAAGACTCGTTCAGAAGTTAGTGGCGGTGGTGCAAAACCATGGCGTCAAAAAGGTACTGGCCGTGCTCGTGCCGGTACTAGCCGTGGTCCTATCTGGCGTACAGGTGGCGTAACATTCGCTGCTAAGCCACAAGATCATAGCCAAAAAGTTAACCGTAAAATGTACCGTGGTGCGATTAAAAGCATCCTTTCTGAGTTAGTTCGTCAAGAACGCTTAGTTGTGGTAGAAAATTTTGCTGTTGAAACACCAAAAACTAAAGAATTAGTAGCTAAACTAAACGCTTTGGAGTTAAAAGACGTATTAATCGTTACTCCAGAGATTGATGAGAACTTGTTCTTATCAGCACGTAACTTGTATAAAGTTGACGTACGTGACGTAGACGGTATTGACCCAGTTAGTTTAGTTGGTTTCGAAAAAGTTTTGATGACTGCATCTGCAGTTAAGCAACTTGAGGAGATGTTAGGATGA